In one Rhodospirillales bacterium genomic region, the following are encoded:
- a CDS encoding helix-turn-helix transcriptional regulator encodes MITAAQLRAARALVGLDQRKLAELSGLSVPTIQRMEASGGVIRGNVDSLMKLVAALDAAGIELIGEGSASSGGGRGARLKAAQPPPAKEEQDRKVVGPEYGPEDL; translated from the coding sequence ATGATTACGGCTGCCCAGCTGCGTGCCGCCAGGGCTCTGGTCGGCTTGGACCAGCGCAAGTTGGCGGAGTTGTCGGGCCTTTCGGTGCCGACGATCCAGCGCATGGAAGCCAGCGGGGGCGTGATCCGGGGCAACGTGGACTCGTTGATGAAGCTCGTCGCCGCGCTCGATGCGGCCGGGATAGAGCTGATCGGCGAAGGGTCGGCCAGTTCCGGCGGCGGTCGTGGCGCCCGCCTCAAAGCCGCTCAGCCGCCGCCGGCGAAAGAGGAGCAGGACCGCAAAGTCGTCGGGCCAGAATACGGCCCCGAGGATCTGTGA
- a CDS encoding arsenate reductase ArsC produces MAEGATDRMYNVLFLCTGNSARSVIAESILNRYGRGRFRAYSAGSHPTGEVNPYALELLKNQNYPTGELRSKDWGEFSGRDAPHLDFVFTVCDNAAQEVCPVWPGQPMTAHWGVPDPAAAEGSEAVKRAAFAETMRLLTQRISIFTSLPLASLDRLSLQKRLDDIGKAKDAPDTAAE; encoded by the coding sequence ATGGCTGAAGGCGCGACAGATCGCATGTACAATGTCTTGTTCTTGTGCACGGGCAACTCGGCCCGCAGCGTCATCGCCGAGAGCATCTTGAACCGGTACGGCCGGGGCCGATTCAGAGCATACAGCGCCGGCAGCCATCCCACCGGCGAGGTCAATCCCTATGCCCTCGAGCTGCTGAAGAACCAGAATTATCCAACCGGAGAGCTGCGCTCCAAGGACTGGGGCGAGTTCTCCGGGCGCGACGCACCCCATCTCGATTTTGTTTTCACCGTCTGCGACAACGCCGCCCAGGAGGTTTGCCCGGTTTGGCCGGGCCAGCCGATGACCGCCCACTGGGGCGTGCCCGATCCCGCGGCGGCCGAGGGGTCGGAGGCGGTCAAGCGCGCGGCCTTTGCCGAGACGATGCGGCTTCTGACCCAGCGGATCAGCATCTTCACCAGTCTGCCGCTCGCGTCTTTGGACAGGCTCAGCCTCCAGAAGCGACTGGACGACATCGGCAAGGCCAAGGACGCCCCGGACACCGCAGCCGAATAG
- the hyfB gene encoding hydrogenase 4 subunit B — protein MSVEIALWSVAALLATAFLAILRSQSPGARSLVYGASLAVSAVAFSSALAALIGPAGSAAASTLPLGIPWIGAHFRIDALAAFFLVVVNLGGAAASLYGLGYGRHEPAPQRVLPFFPAFLAGMNLVVLADDAFTFLLTWEFMSLASWALVMAHHRDRDNVRAGYIYLTMASFGTFALLLAFGLLAGAEGSYTFEAIRAGSHATWVGAFVLALVLLGAGSKAGIVPLHVWLPLAHPAAPSHVSALMSGVMTKVAVYGFTRIVFDLLGQPSWWSGMVVLFLGGITAVLGVLYALMQQDLKRLLAYSTVENIGIIYIGLGLSLAFGANGMRAAAALALTAALFHVLNHSIFKSLLFFGAGAVLTATAERDMEHLGGLIHRMPLTSFTFLVGCVAISALPPLNGFVSEWLTFQAILQSPDLPQWGLKVMVPAVGGLLALSAALAAACFVKAFGVTFLGRARSEAATVAREVDRFSLSAMFFFAALCLLAGILPGFVIDALAPVTLSLVGERMPVQTGVPWLSIVPITESRSSYNGLLVFLFIAVSALLAVSVIHRFASRKLRRAPAWDCGFPDPSPNTQYTAGSFAQPIRRVFGTLVFQAREQVAMPPPGSLEAARLTVTFRDLIWEGIYEPIAGIVNSAADRLNVLQFLTIRRYLSLVFIALVLLLLVLAIWP, from the coding sequence ATGTCCGTTGAAATCGCCCTGTGGTCGGTAGCCGCTTTGCTCGCAACAGCGTTCCTGGCGATCTTGCGCAGCCAATCGCCTGGTGCGCGAAGCCTTGTCTACGGTGCGTCGCTCGCGGTCTCGGCGGTTGCCTTCTCATCGGCTCTGGCAGCGCTGATAGGGCCGGCAGGCTCCGCCGCGGCATCGACCTTGCCGCTCGGCATTCCCTGGATCGGCGCCCACTTCCGGATCGACGCGCTCGCCGCCTTCTTCCTCGTGGTCGTCAACCTGGGCGGGGCGGCGGCGAGTCTCTACGGTCTGGGCTACGGCCGGCACGAGCCGGCGCCGCAGCGGGTGCTGCCCTTCTTTCCGGCGTTCCTCGCAGGGATGAACCTCGTGGTGCTGGCGGACGACGCCTTCACCTTCCTTCTGACCTGGGAGTTCATGTCGCTCGCGTCCTGGGCGCTCGTCATGGCCCACCACCGCGATCGTGACAACGTCCGTGCCGGCTACATCTACCTGACCATGGCGAGCTTCGGCACGTTCGCGCTCCTGCTCGCCTTCGGCCTCCTGGCGGGCGCGGAAGGAAGCTACACCTTCGAGGCGATCCGCGCCGGCAGCCATGCGACCTGGGTCGGCGCGTTTGTGCTCGCACTGGTCCTTCTCGGCGCCGGCTCCAAGGCCGGCATCGTGCCACTGCATGTCTGGCTGCCGCTCGCGCACCCAGCCGCACCCAGCCATGTCTCGGCGCTGATGAGCGGCGTCATGACCAAGGTCGCGGTCTACGGCTTCACCCGTATCGTCTTCGACCTGCTCGGCCAGCCGAGTTGGTGGTCAGGCATGGTGGTGCTGTTCCTGGGCGGCATCACGGCCGTGCTTGGCGTTCTCTATGCCCTGATGCAGCAGGACCTGAAGCGGCTGCTCGCTTATAGTACGGTCGAGAATATCGGCATCATCTACATCGGGCTCGGCCTGTCGCTCGCCTTCGGCGCCAACGGGATGCGGGCGGCGGCCGCTTTGGCTCTCACCGCCGCGCTGTTCCACGTCCTCAACCACTCCATCTTCAAGAGCCTGCTGTTCTTCGGGGCCGGGGCGGTGCTGACGGCGACCGCCGAGCGCGACATGGAGCATCTCGGCGGGCTCATCCACCGTATGCCCCTGACCAGCTTCACCTTCCTTGTCGGCTGTGTCGCCATTTCCGCCCTGCCGCCGCTGAACGGCTTCGTCTCCGAGTGGCTGACCTTCCAGGCCATCCTTCAAAGCCCCGACCTGCCGCAATGGGGTTTGAAGGTCATGGTGCCGGCGGTGGGGGGCCTTCTGGCGCTGTCGGCGGCGCTCGCCGCAGCCTGCTTCGTCAAGGCCTTTGGCGTGACCTTCCTCGGGCGGGCACGTTCCGAAGCGGCGACAGTGGCCCGCGAGGTCGACCGGTTCTCACTGAGCGCGATGTTCTTCTTTGCCGCGCTTTGCCTCTTGGCCGGAATCCTTCCCGGCTTCGTGATCGACGCTCTGGCGCCGGTGACGCTGTCCCTTGTCGGCGAGCGCATGCCGGTCCAAACCGGCGTGCCCTGGCTGTCGATCGTGCCGATTACGGAGAGCCGCAGTTCCTACAACGGCCTTCTCGTCTTTCTCTTCATCGCGGTCTCGGCCTTGCTTGCTGTGAGCGTCATCCACCGCTTCGCATCTCGCAAGCTGCGCCGGGCGCCGGCTTGGGACTGCGGCTTTCCCGACCCCAGCCCGAACACGCAATACACGGCCGGAAGCTTTGCGCAACCCATCCGCCGCGTCTTCGGCACGCTCGTTTTCCAGGCCCGCGAGCAGGTGGCGATGCCGCCGCCCGGGAGCCTCGAGGCGGCGCGCCTGACCGTCACGTTCCGAGACCTTATCTGGGAGGGCATCTACGAGCCGATCGCCGGCATCGTCAATTCTGCTGCCGACCGGCTCAATGTCCTGCAGTTCCTGACGATTCGCCGATATCTGAGCCTGGTCTTCATTGCCCTCGTCCTGCTGCTCCTGGTGCTCGCGATATGGCCCTGA